A section of the Kluyveromyces lactis strain NRRL Y-1140 chromosome F complete sequence genome encodes:
- the GAT1 gene encoding Gat1p (some similarities with uniprot|P43574 Saccharomyces cerevisiae YFL021W GAT1 Transcriptional activator of genes involved in nitrogen catabolite repression member of the GATA family of DNA binding proteins activity and localization regulated by nitrogen limitation and Ure2p) — protein MGTEEYSRKLQEAIQDPSTEALWRMYSKAKASLPYRERMSNLTWRMMGMKLHKHASSGGSDKNTGTEASGANTNTATTVYNSSNGGNNNPLKFDGVSFALHDWKASELASSNHTNIALDPTLSFLDGLTELPPHHSQRENENTTEAVEDVDMGKDIDNAEDDFDYVSHLKRLNGSITESINPKNLNADVSMSNYSSSQSEQSNPQLHSTAFDGHYGSFSDHDRNVGFMSMDLNQVTSASSDYHLIEHLQQSELSSQADDVLLTDGTQNSSASPAMINDGNSIYAKHTNDPSDPSLLGGFSHKGTGSFFDDSDIMTSFTGSSSLSTLKNPDYDSQRPPLHSTTSTASLKEMYYQQQHSQSQSQLQRRPSTAVSSVNPISIRKPTLSRSNSSFGSSLPNNLSIGSGTAPTSYMSTSQGTRRGSLANSIRKKPINKTGSRRSSVSLNQLNNEGGENAMGANSGQDSGVKTETQCSNCHTKTTPLWRRDPQGNPLCNACGLFLKLHGVVRPLSLKKDVIKKRQRSSNKSKQVSSLLTSGLASSNNNSNASINSGINENNNSAISTGSPTNAISPDKKRYALKKKLGKPTTPTANLQLQRQGSASPSLPQNALFNFPSLGKVESFNDESPAKSAQISNNLEGFMDQDFIRKQSSQVEKDNQKSSQYQHQAESQTENPKNKGKPPGDVTSWEWLTLSL, from the coding sequence ATGGGCACAGAGgaatattcaagaaagcTTCAAGAAGCGATTCAAGACCCGAGCACCGAGGCGTTATGGCGCATGTATTCGAAAGCCAAGGCCTCGTTGCCCTATAGAGAACGAATGTCAAATTTGACGTGGCGTATGATGGGTATGAAACTCCACAAGCATGCCTCATCCGGCGGTTCGGATAAAAACACCGGTACCGAGGCATCTGGTGCAAATACCAATACTGCGACTACTGTATATAACAGCTCCAATGGTGGTAATAATAATCCTTTGAAGTTTGATGGGGTCTCTTTTGCACTACACGATTGGAAGGCTTCAGAACTGGCCAGTTCAAACCATACAAATATAGCGTTGGATCCTACGCTCTCGTTTCTCGATGGGCTCACTGAACTTCCCCCTCATCATTCACAACGTGAGAATGAGAACACTACGGAAGCAGTGGAAGACGTTGATATGGGTAAAGACATAGACAATGCTGAGGATGATTTCGATTACGTTAGCCATCTGAAACGTTTGAACGGTAGCATTACTGAGAGTATCAATCCAAAGAATCTAAATGCCGATGTATCGATGTCCAATTACTCATCCTCACAAAGCGAACAATCGAATCCGCAGTTGCATTCAACAGCGTTTGACGGTCATTACGGATCGTTTTCGGATCACGATAGAAACGTAGGATTTATGTCTATGGATCTCAATCAAGTTACCTCCGCTTCTTCAGATTACCATTTGATAGAACATTTACAACAATCAGAACTTAGCTCACAAGCCGATGATGTGTTGCTCACCGATGGTACTCAAAACTCTAGTGCATCGCCGGCAATGATAAATGATGGTAACTCTATTTATGCGAAACACACTAATGATCCTTCCGATCCATCCTTGCTTGGTGGATTTAGTCATAAGGGGACAGGTTCCTTTTTCGATGACTCGGATATCATGACTTCTTTTACCGGCTCTTCTAGTCTTTCCACTTTGAAGAATCCCGACTATGACTCCCAAAGGCCACCATTACATTCTACTACTTCTACcgcttctttgaaagaaatgtatTATCAGCAACAGCATTCTCAATCACAATCACAATTACAAAGACGTCCCTCTACTGCGGTATCTTCTGTAAACCCAATATCCATTAGGAAACCAACTTTATCAAGAAGTAACAGCTCATTCGGTTCTTCTTTACCAAATAATCTATCAATAGGTTCTGGAACAGCTCCAACTTCATACATGTCAACTTCTCAAGGAACAAGACGTGGATCTTTGGCTAACTCCATAAGAAAGAAGCCAATTAATAAGACAGGTTCTAGAAGATCATCCGTTTCATTGAACCAACTTAACAATGAAGGAGGAGAAAATGCCATGGGTGCTAACAGTGGACAAGATTCAGGAGTTAAGACAGAAACTCAATGTTCAAATTGTCATACGAAGACGACACCCTTATGGAGAAGAGATCCTCAAGGTAACCCGTTGTGTAATGCTTGtggtttgtttttgaaactTCACGGTGTTGTAAGGCCATTGTCCTTGAAAAAGGATGTGATCAAGAAGAGACAAAGATCATCTAACAAATCTAAACAAGTATCGTCACTTTTAACAAGTGGATTAGCATCAAGTAACAATAACAGTAACGCAAGCATCAACAGCGGGATCAACGAGAATAATAACTCTGCGATTTCTACCGGCTCTCCGACAAACGCCATCTCCCCAGATAAGAAGAGAtatgctttgaagaaaaaactgGGTAAACCAACAACACCAACTGCGAACTTGCAGTTGCAAAGGCAGGGAAGCGCCTCTCCATCACTGCCGCAAAATgctcttttcaattttcccAGTCTCGGTAAAGTAGAATCTTTCAACGATGAATCACCAGCAAAATCCGCGCAGATCTCGAACAATTTGGAAGGTTTTATGGATCAAGATTTTATTCGCAAACAATCCTCCCAAGTAGAGAAAGATAATCAAAAATCATCGcaatatcaacatcaaGCGGAATCACAAACTGAAAATCCAAAAAACAAAGGGAAACCCCCTGGAGATGTAACCAGCTGGGAATGGTTGACCTTGTCCTTATAA
- the OPI1 gene encoding transcriptional regulator OPI1 (some similarities with uniprot|P21957 Saccharomyces cerevisiae YHL020C OPI1 Transcriptional regulator of a variety of genes phosphorylation by protein kinase A stimulates Opi1p function in negative regulation of phospholipid biosynthetic genes) — MSEDRGNQSTIKFTVSKDSEEIAVEALDKLRNGDYSVTPSGSESSGKSERLLDKMKQSAVDLYEQTRTNHPKLIRRADRLVKKIEKTSGIWIGAAKRKIDEVDTQSNGDDDDSDDACVHGLDIEHIKVQGKEICVTGKERGSKRRRIKENLKEYQLNMSIESKKRLMTCLGLLKLANKQLSQRVMSLQDVVKKEQLRRRSPLPISSSIDAEVRPRNHCSVRETTSSAEHPGHDRDEEEDEQFFDASSQLNEQAGNRKQDDTNKEQEDLDIDAAANDIQLEVVGTLKKVYSVVSRFTGNSLPEPARSQVRESLLKLPTKWMINSEKPNSKRISSNKRALLLAQEALDMVGNVMNVVDGTLGKAEEWVKNKQELKQMLMEQFRHEQLKQQVKHQLTKESASSTPSNA, encoded by the coding sequence ATGTCTGAGGATAGAGGTAACCAGTCTACTATTAAGTTTACTGTGAGTAAAGACTCAGAAGAGATAGCTGTCGAGGCTTTGGATAAGCTGCGAAACGGTGATTACAGTGTTACACCGAGTGGCAGCGAGAGCAGTGGTAAAAGTGAGAGACTACTAGATAAGATGAAGCAGAGTGCCGTTGATTTATATGAGCAGACACGTACGAACCATCCAAAATTAATCAGAAGGGCGGACCGGctggtgaagaagatcgAAAAAACTTCTGGGATATGGATCGGCGCTGcgaaaagaaagatagATGAGGTGGATACACAAAGCAACGGCGATGATGATGACAGCGATGATGCTTGTGTTCATGGTTTGGATATAGAACATATTAAGGTCCAAGGGAAAGAGATTTGTGTTACGGGAAAAGAACGTGGATCGAAACGGAGACGGATTAAGGAAAACTTGAAGGAATATCAGTTGAATATGTCAATCGAATCGAAGAAGCGGCTAATGACATGCCTAGGATTATTGAAACTAGCCAATAAACAATTATCGCAAAGGGTGATGTCTCTTCAAGATGTAGTGAAAAAGGAGCAACTACGACGTCGGTCACCTTTACCAATCAGCAGCTCGATAGATGCTGAAGTACGACCACGGAACCATTGCTCGGTGAGGGAAACTACTTCATCAGCTGAACATCCGGGGCACGATCgtgatgaagaagaagacgagCAGTTCTTTGATGCGTCATCCCAGCTTAATGAGCAAGCGGGTAATCGAAAGCAAGATGAtacaaacaaagaacaagaagatttAGATATTGATGCTGCTGCAAATGATATCCAGTTGGAAGTGGTCGGTACGTTGAAAAAAGTTTACTCTGTTGTATCAAGATTTACAGGAAACTCTTTACCAGAACCTGCTAGGTCCCAGGTTCGAGAATCTTTACTAAAACTACCAACAAAGTGGATGATCAATTCCGAAAAACCTAACTCCAAAAGAATCTCCTCCAATAAGAGAGCCTTACTTCTTGCCCAGGAAGCACTAGATATGGTCGGGAATGTTATGAACGTGGTCGATGGCACTTTAGGGAAAGCTGAGGAATGGgtcaaaaacaaacaggAACTGAAGCAAATGCTGATGGAACAGTTCAGACATGAGCAGTTAAAGCAACAAGTAAAACATCAACTTACAAAGGAAAGCGCCTCATCTACCCCTTCAAACGcttga
- the VPS24 gene encoding ESCRT-III subunit protein VPS24 (similar to uniprot|P36095 Saccharomyces cerevisiae YKL041W VPS24 involved in secretion) encodes MNFIKTAIWGPDPKEQHRKLKSILRKNDRQLSKSLNELSSLKAKTQQLIKQAAKQNDIKTVRLYAKELYHVNKQYNRMYTSKAQLQSVGMKIEECFQMNKLQDKMAQSAVLMRDVNSLVRLPQLRGTMIELEKELVKSGIITEMMDDAMESYEDMEEEEEINEQVDQIVAEYTSEKLGKVEETPNVVLSEPPPAEQEVVPESNIDAEADNMIKAMKERLNALQG; translated from the coding sequence ATGAACTTCATAAAGACTGCTATTTGGGGACCTGATCCCAAGGAACAACATCGTAAACTTAAATCAATATTAAGGAAGAATGATAGACAACTTTCGAAATCCTTAAATGAGTTATCTTCGTTGAAAGCCAAAACACAGCAGCTCATCAAGCAAGCTGCGAAGCAGAACGATATCAAGACAGTACGTTTGTATGCGAAGGAACTTTACCATGTCAACAAACAATACAATAGAATGTATACTTCTAAAGCTCAGTTACAATCTGTGGGGATGAAGATAGAAGAATGTTTCCAAATGAATAAGTTACAAGACAAAATGGCACAAAGTGCGGTATTGATGAGGGATGTAAACTCTTTAGTAAGGCTTCCACAGCTTCGTGGGACGATGATAGAgttagagaaagaattggTGAAATCTGGTATTATCACTGAAATGATGGATGACGCTATGGAATCATATGAGGacatggaagaagaagaagaaatcaacgAACAAGTAGACCAAATCGTAGCTGAGTATACTAGTGAGAAATTGGGTAAAGTGGAAGAAACGCCAAATGTCGTATTATCTGAACCACCACCAGCAGAACAAGAAGTTGTCCCTGAATCAAATATCGATGCAGAGGCCGATAATATGATCAAGGCGATGAAGGAGAGGTTGAACGCATTACAGGGATag
- the FCF2 gene encoding Fcf2p (similar to uniprot|Q12035 Saccharomyces cerevisiae YLR051C Protein required for cell viability), whose protein sequence is MDSLNVDELFADLKRVVAEEKQSDEPTKGDVDGFHDDKLSVEIDDKTEQFQAIERNLKRLPKLQTGFDQLGTNGKQIQVEEQSKVIKIDDPIYILESRKKSDKVKPPTETEKWFTLPKTEMTAEVKRDLMIIKHRAALDPKRHYKKDKWKIPERFSVGTIIEGPTEFYSSRLKNKERKNTMLETLMADDTTNKYFKRKYTEVQQKKTSGKKAHYNAVKDKRRKF, encoded by the coding sequence ATGGACAGCCTTAATGTAGATGAACTTTTCGCCGATTTGAAGCGAGTAGTGGCGGAAGAGAAACAGAGCGATGAGCCAACTAAAGGTGATGTCGATGGCTTCCATGATGACAAACTCTCAGTAGAGATTGACGACAAAACGGAACAGTTTCAAGCCATCGAGAGGAACTTGAAGAGACTGCCCAAACTTCAAACTGGTTTTGATCAGCTGGGAACCAACGGGAAACAAATTCAAGTTGAAGAGCAAAGCAAGGTTATCAAGATCGATGATCCGATATACATCTTAGAATCACGTAAAAAATCAGACAAGGTAAAACCACCGACAGAGACTGAAAAATGGTTCACCCTACCGAAAACCGAGATGACTGCCGAAGTGAAGCGtgatttgatgataatcAAGCACAGAGCCGCATTAGATCCAAAGAGACATTATAAGAAAGATAAATGGAAGATTCCTGAGAGGTTCAGTGTTGGTACAATAATTGAAGGTCCAACCGAGTTCTACAGCAGTAGGTTAAAGAACAAGGAACGTAAGAACACAATGTTAGAGACGTTAATGGCAGACGACACAACGaacaaatatttcaaacgTAAGTACACCGAAGTGCagcagaagaagacaaGCGGGAAGAAAGCCCACTACAATGCCGTCAAGGATAAGAGACGGAAGTTTTAA
- the CLU1 gene encoding translation initiation factor 3 subunit CLU1 (similar to uniprot|Q03690 Saccharomyces cerevisiae YMR012W) translates to MSADNIEVIVKGTPSYTKSKNSDIKYQLGKESNVSHLRTFLSFEESTKFYTSYDLIENSRVVDDEDVLGDLAGNGSSLTFQFKPKAYNLVTAVQHIVGLRETLGFSSELEDGISEFAISSGSQFQDMSLEPNSEKSNGSETTISDQEKVKFLQTCNELLESTNTDFNIASLKTGNLLVTPVLKSLHFSAYNPVPAFYKNKGHLLYLQASTLENETFHITTSISGFYVNKSSSVKFDPSPKDEFEPKFNLIDLLTQVSKKFHQHVTSLRNKLSSTDSAQYVKPASCFLSKPWLVSQLPSNNGDFMRTQLEHFNNDDERNFCDEFQAIKDLEINSSYDRLKNEKITAGLIHEFNSEAVKGAMAIFNNELTPIDPGTTGENAVYFHKSLIFSFVADVSGTYSSIGGNEAAYAVANQDLQIINSLNRLGLKGIRHCLTAIIDYAGHRLLVQSPVPGLLTPVGVNIIVDEEDKEVAEPMETLISVNYGYDDFVATLKFDEKFHEKVCEFSKNFYLKEHKVEEVDLRISSKSKGIFGVDQRAYILDLANTNPVDIEFVKAHYDDVKENKYPHRQVLLRRELVERWRAEKIAASGKTLQEASEDVSFIYNPDAYVIDGVEDENVADMSKFLNDTVLTLFLEDILKGNSNIPYDGQHLTDLFHTNGVNMRYLGKAIEFVKAKYEDQKQERAKYLSKIEQENKEYQDWETGYLVKVEKLIKERQEEINKYVQQGKEVPSKLKEQIQLDKADLKEPVRNEGCTVEVDQFEGLIAVCELEMIARSIKHIFRQQSKKLSSPTLVPHLVAFFLNLLFGKSYNESVTVENLDALFDINELEFAQYTREQLIEEVRVQAKLRFRYDLTSEWFDINEKRFSKYALIRAIAQKFGIQLINKEYFFTKEQYEKWKQAQDKKLRSKIVDPKQTFSINDFSLRPVIKGAEFQSLIAEELWIQGASLVNAVSVEEEEAEKKKEESKKAAADGEDAGSSGATSKEEEQAKERAKKMNEALTLLGQSIAFREDIFGLVHPSLVSSYLLLSNMYSRLGQYSQAVTFCNKAALLSERCYGVDSFETVRILSNLAYLEYGQGSIYNSALVLKKVHELLKLLAPFVHSGRVNVFNLLFQIAASTEDKKVQIKILNKLSELLLKITGSEETLPYGQNESRIANLYTSLDDMSHALSHIEKAKSIFSKELGLNDQTTLTSKQWSETIKGIITKQQQEKKLASAQQATKPANISQKKGKKSSSSSPALTNKSVDELLQFIEGPGASKSSKKSKKKHTKN, encoded by the coding sequence ATGTCAGCAGATAACATTGAGGTTATAGTGAAGGGCACTCCGTCCTACACTAAGTCCAAGAATTCTGATATAAAGTATCAATTGGGTAAAGAGTCGAATGTTTCTCATTTGAGGACTTTCCtttcatttgaagaatctaCTAAATTCTACACCTCGTATGACTTGATTGAAAACAGTCGTGTTgtagatgatgaagacgtTTTAGGAGATTTGGCTGGTAACGGTTCATCTTTGACTTTCCAATTTAAACCAAAGGCGTATAACTTGGTCACCGCAGTGCAACACATTGTTGGCTTGAGAGAAACATTGGGGTTCTCTTCAGAGTTAGAAGATGGTATTTCCGAGTTTGCAATCTCTTCTGGTTCTCAGTTCCAGGACATGAGCCTTGAACCTAATTCCGAAAAGTCAAATGGTTCTGAAACCACTATATCCGATCAAGAAAAAGTCAAGTTTTTGCAAACATGCAACGAATTATTGGAATCTACCAACACAGATTTCAACATCgcatctttgaaaactgGGAATTTATTGGTCACTCCAGTACTAAAGTCCCTACATTTTTCTGCCTATAACCCTGTTCCAGCTTTCTATAAGAATAAGGGCCATTTATTGTACCTACAAGCTAGCACTCTAGAAAATGAAACGTTCCACATTACTACAAGCATTTCCGGTTTTTACGTTAACAAATCTAGCTCTGTCAAGTTTGACCCATCTCCAAAAGATGAATTCGAACCAAAGTTTAATCTCATTGACCTTTTGACTCAAGTTTCAAAAAAGTTCCACCAACACGTCACATCTTTGAGAAACAAGTTGTCTTCCACGGATAGCGCACAATACGTGAAGCCTGCTTCCTGCTTTTTGAGCAAACCGTGGCTAGTTTCCCAGTTGCCTTCTAATAATGGCGATTTCATGCGCACTCAATTGGAGCACTTCAACAACGATGACGAAAGGAACTTCTGTGATGAATTCCAAGCCATTAAAGATTTAGAGATCAACTCATCCTATGACcgtttgaagaatgaaaagattacCGCAGGGCTGATCCATGAATTTAACTCTGAAGCAGTGAAAGGCGCTATGGCaattttcaacaatgaaCTAACTCCAATCGACCCGGGTACTACCGGAGAAAATGCAGTATATTTCCACAAATCATTAATTTTCTCGTTCGTTGCCGATGTGAGTGGGActtattcttcaattggtGGTAATGAAGCTGCGTATGCCGTTGCTAACCAAGACTTACAAATAATCAACAGTCTAAATCGTCTAGGTTTGAAGGGCATTCGTCATTGTTTGACAGCCATAATTGATTACGCGGGTCACCGTTTGTTAGTCCAATCTCCAGTACCTGGATTATTGACTCCAGTCGGTGTCAACATTATCGTGGATGAAGAGGATAAAGAAGTTGCTGAACCCATGGAAACTCTAATTTCTGTCAATTACGGTTATGATGATTTCGTCGCAACACTCAAGTTTGATGAAAAGTTCCATGAAAAAGTCTGTGAATTCTCAAAGAATTTCTATCTAAAAGAACACAAGGTTGAAGAAGTAGATTTGAGAATTTCCAGCAAATCCAAGGGTATTTTCGGCGTCGATCAAAGAGCGTACATTTTGGATCTTGCCAACACCAACCCAGTGGATATTGAATTCGTCAAAGCTCACTATGATGATGTTAAAGAGAATAAGTATCCTCACAGACAGGTGTTGCTTCGTCGTGaacttgttgaaagatggAGAGCTGAGAAGATCGCTGCATCCGGAAAGACTCTACAAGAAGCATCAGAAGATGTTTCTTTCATCTACAATCCGGATGCCTATGTCATTGATGGCGTCGAAGATGAAAACGTTGCTGATATGtccaaattcttgaatgaCACTGTTCTCACATTGTTTTTAGAAGATATTTTAAAAGGAAATTCAAACATTCCATACGATGGTCAACATCTTACTGATTTGTTCCACACCAATGGTGTTAACATGCGTTACTTGGGTAAAGCTATCGAATTTGTTAAAGCGAAATATGAAGATCAAAAACAGGAGAGAGCAAAGtatctttccaaaattgaacaagaaaacaaGGAATATCAAGATTGGGAAACTGGTTACCTTGttaaagttgaaaaattgatcaagGAAAGACAAGAGGAGATCAACAAATACGTTCAGCAAGGGAAGGAAGTTCCatccaaattgaaagaacaaatcCAGCTTGACAAAgcagatttgaaagaaccTGTCAGGAACGAAGGCTGTACCGTCGAGGTAGATCAATTTGAAGGGTTGATCGCGGTCTGTGAACTTGAGATGATCGCTCGTTCTATTAAACATATTTTTAGACAACAAAGCAAAAAACTCTCATCTCCAACTCTTGTGCCACATTTAGTTGCatttttcttgaacttgttgTTTGGTAAATCTTACAACGAAAGTGTCACTGTAGAAAATTTGGATGCTTTGTTCGATATCAATGAGCTAGAATTTGCTCAATACACCAGAGAACAACTAATTGAAGAAGTGAGAGTTCAAGCAAAACTTCGTTTCCGTTACGATCTAACTTCTGAATGGTTcgatatcaatgaaaagagGTTTTCCAAGTATGCTTTAATCAGGGCCATCGCCCAAAAGTTCggtattcaattgatcaacaaGGAATACTTCTTCACCAAAGAACAATATGAAAAGTGGAAACAAGCTCAAGACAAAAAATTGAGAAGCAAAATCGTTGATCCAAAACAAACATTTTCTATTAATGATTTCTCTTTAAGACCAGTTATCAAGGGAGCagaatttcaaagcttGATTGCTGAAGAGTTGTGGATTCAAGGGGCTTCTCTAGTTAATGCTGTAAGTGTTGAAGAGGAGGAGGctgagaagaaaaaagaagaatcaaagaaagcTGCAGCTGACGGTGAGGACGCCGGATCTTCTGGAGCAACTtcgaaagaagaagagcaagCCAAAGAACGTGcgaagaaaatgaatgAAGCTCTCACTTTGCTTGGTCAAAGTATTGCATTCCGTGAAGATATTTTCGGTTTAGTTCATCCATCACTCGTTTCTTCGTATTTGTTACTTTCTAATATGTATTCTAGATTGGGCCAGTATTCACAAGCTGTTACTTTCTGTAACAAGGCTGCTTTGCTTTCCGAAAGGTGTTACGGTGTTGATTCATTTGAAACCGTTAGAATTTTGTCAAACTTGGCATACCTTGAATACGGCCAAGGCTCTATCTACAACTCTGCGCTtgtattgaagaaagtCCATGAATTATTGAAGCTTTTAGCTCCTTTTGTCCACTCTGGTAGGGTTAATGTATTCAATTTATTATTCCAAATTGCTGCTAGTACTGAGGATAAGAAAGTTCAGATCAAGATTTTGAACAAGCTGTCTGAGTTGCTTCTAAAGATCACTGGTAGCGAAGAAACATTACCATATGGTCAAAATGAATCACGTATTGCCAACTTGTATACCTCTTTGGATGACATGTCTCATGCATTATCTCATATTGAGAAAGCCAAATCCATTTTCTCGAAAGAATTAGGGTTAAATGATCAAACTACCTTGACTTCGAAACAATGGTCCGAAACTATTAAAGGTATTATTACTaagcaacaacaagaaaagaaactcGCTTCCGCTCAGCAAGCAACTAAACCAGCTAatatttctcaaaagaaaggTAAAAAATCGTCCAGCAGCAGCCCTGCTCTAACCAACAAATCAGTTGATGAACTTTTACAATTCATTGAAGGCCCAGGTGCGTCCAAGTCTTCtaaaaaatcaaagaagaagcacACTAAAAATTAG